In Centropristis striata isolate RG_2023a ecotype Rhode Island chromosome 1, C.striata_1.0, whole genome shotgun sequence, one DNA window encodes the following:
- the sfrp2 gene encoding secreted frizzled-related protein 2: protein MRVFISTVTVLWVMTIPCMEAIHGLYNFGQHELFYKKNNCKPIPANLLLCHDIEYTEMRLPNLLGHETMIEVLQQASSWIPLVQKQCHPDTRKFLCSLFAPVCLDDLDEPIQPCRSLCESVKNGCAPVMSAFGFPWPKMLDCSRFPLDNDLCIPPATMENFVPVTKEVPRVCDACKETDENDNEIVDNLCKNDFALKIKVKEISYINGDTKIVPENKSKTIYKLNGVTERDLRKTVLWLKDGLQCICEEMNDIHAAYLVMGQKMDGHLVITSLKRWQKGQREFKRISRSIRKLQC from the exons ATGAGAGTCTTTATTTCCACCGTGACGGTGTTGTGGGTGATGACAATACCCTGCATGGAAGCCATCCACGGATTATACAACTTCGGCCAGCATGAATTATTCTACAAAAAGAACAACTGCAAGCCCATTCCTGCAAATCTCCTCCTGTGCCACGATATAGAGTACACGGAGATGCGCCTCCCGAACCTGCTCGGGCACGAAACCATGATTGAAGTTCTGCAGCAAGCCTCGTCTTGGATCCCGCTGGTTCAGAAGCAATGCCACCCCGACACGAGAAAGTTCCTCTGCTCCCTTTTCGCTCCCGTCTGTCTGGACGACTTGGACGAGCCCATTCAGCCGTGCAGGTCTCTGTGCGAGAGCGTCAAGAACGGCTGCGCGCCCGTGATGTCCGCGTTTGGCTTCCCCTGGCCGAAGATGTTGGACTGCAGCCGGTTCCCCCTGGACAACGACCTGTGCATACCGCCTGCAACCATGGAGAACTTTGTGCCAGTCACCAAAGAAG TGCCCAGAGTGTGCGATGCTTGCAAGGAAACAGATGAAAACGACAACGAAATTGTTGACAACCTGTGTAAGAATGACTTTG CTCTGAAGATCAAAGTGAAAGAGATCTCCTACATCAATGGTGACACCAAGATAGTGCCGGAGAACAAAAGCAAGACCATTTACAAGCTGAACGGCGTGACGGAGCGCGACCTGAGGAAGACGGTGCTGTGGCTGAAGGACGGCCTGCAGTGCATCTGTGAGGAGATGAACGACATCCACGCCGCCTACCTGGTCATGGGCCAGAAGATGGACGGCCACCTAGTCATCACCTCGCTGAAGCGCTGGCAGAAGGGTCAGCGAGAGTTTAAGAGGATTTCCCGCAGCATCCGCAAGCTGCAGTGCTag